In Candidatus Nomurabacteria bacterium, the following proteins share a genomic window:
- a CDS encoding L,D-transpeptidase family protein — protein sequence MTRRQHKKDKTYIILRIMAILIFLLLITIIATIEVNKVDFKANQPITIDPVNIDYKHETAPSSPFLHSEEAVIVEVGTSTEKEVIPIDKVLFEYVEVTNGCGPHFEGDCLNVRSGPGLDYPVVAQLRNGIVLKVGGKVERDDETWFKIIFDEWLRYPERIKDDWYISADYVEVLLDEGDKTVWDKKDTDAKTASSTIASDQSQSTTTPIKKIIVDRSEQKLYAYEDEDIFMEIDISTGLELTPTPRGEFTIFKKTPSRYMQGPLPNLIDQQYYDLPGVPWNLYFTHGGAVIHGAYWHNSFGHPYSHGCVNVEPNNARKLYNWADLGTKVIVRD from the coding sequence ATGACCAGACGCCAACATAAAAAAGATAAAACCTACATCATTTTGAGAATAATGGCTATTTTGATTTTTCTACTCTTAATTACAATCATAGCCACCATTGAAGTAAATAAAGTAGACTTTAAAGCAAACCAACCAATCACAATTGACCCTGTAAATATAGACTACAAACACGAAACTGCCCCAAGTAGCCCTTTTCTACACTCTGAAGAAGCAGTCATCGTGGAGGTCGGCACATCTACCGAGAAAGAGGTTATACCAATTGATAAAGTTTTATTTGAATATGTAGAAGTGACAAACGGTTGCGGACCACATTTTGAAGGCGACTGTCTAAATGTCCGCAGCGGCCCCGGTCTTGATTATCCGGTTGTAGCCCAACTTAGAAACGGCATTGTTCTAAAAGTTGGTGGTAAGGTGGAGAGAGACGATGAAACTTGGTTTAAAATTATTTTTGACGAATGGCTCCGCTACCCAGAACGAATAAAAGATGATTGGTATATATCTGCTGATTATGTAGAGGTTTTATTAGACGAGGGAGATAAAACTGTTTGGGATAAAAAAGACACCGACGCCAAAACCGCGTCAAGCACTATCGCTTCAGACCAAAGTCAATCAACGACCACACCAATTAAGAAAATCATTGTCGATCGTTCCGAACAAAAACTCTACGCATACGAGGATGAAGATATCTTTATGGAAATTGATATATCGACCGGGCTAGAATTAACACCCACTCCACGCGGTGAATTTACCATCTTCAAAAAAACACCGAGCCGGTATATGCAAGGACCATTACCAAACCTAATTGATCAACAATACTACGATCTGCCAGGAGTACCCTGGAACCTCTATTTCACTCATGGCGGAGCCGTTATCCATGGAGCCTATTGGCACAATAGCTTTGGCCATCCATACTCACACGGCTGCGTAAACGTTGAACCAAACAATGCCAGAAAATTATATAATTGGGCAGACTTAGGAACCAAAGTAATCGTTCGAGACTAG
- a CDS encoding C39 family peptidase, which yields MKSFKVISTLSILTVVGATYGLLETTQASPSPLPNEDQSQNIYPRIVQVASASELESKSPESNQTDSIKKTEKVEDKNYIAKKEKQTEKTKLATASKDNLIKTNKTSQTKDNFFVPFYSQFQDISDPSWKKVGCGIASLAMLIELYEPGKVSVDSLLQEGIEGGAYLNDAGWIHSGLISLARDYGLNGSTNDLSGLGTEKAFSKLKEALNEGPVMASVHYTFDPKNPIPHLVVINGVDGNTVYYNDPSEKTGGGTITSEKFIKAWKKRYIEIRPV from the coding sequence TTGAAATCATTTAAAGTTATTTCTACTTTATCTATATTGACCGTTGTCGGAGCGACCTACGGTCTACTAGAAACTACTCAAGCCTCTCCCTCCCCTCTACCCAATGAAGACCAAAGTCAAAATATATATCCAAGGATAGTTCAGGTTGCATCCGCTAGCGAACTTGAATCAAAATCCCCTGAATCAAACCAGACCGACTCAATTAAAAAAACAGAAAAGGTCGAAGATAAAAACTATATTGCAAAAAAAGAAAAACAGACCGAGAAGACCAAACTAGCCACAGCCAGTAAAGATAATCTGATCAAGACCAACAAAACCAGCCAAACAAAAGATAATTTTTTTGTTCCTTTCTACTCTCAGTTTCAGGACATCTCTGACCCCAGTTGGAAAAAAGTCGGCTGTGGCATTGCCAGCCTGGCCATGCTTATAGAACTATATGAACCAGGAAAAGTTTCGGTCGATAGCTTACTTCAAGAAGGTATTGAGGGCGGAGCATACCTAAACGACGCCGGCTGGATACACAGCGGTCTTATTAGCTTAGCCCGGGATTATGGACTTAATGGATCAACCAACGACTTGTCAGGTTTGGGTACCGAAAAAGCCTTTTCAAAACTAAAAGAAGCTTTAAATGAAGGACCTGTCATGGCCTCAGTCCATTACACTTTTGACCCGAAAAATCCAATTCCCCATTTAGTAGTAATAAACGGAGTTGACGGCAACACCGTCTACTATAACGACCCATCAGAAAAAACCGGTGGTGGCACCATCACTTCGGAAAAATTCATCAAAGCTTGGAAAAAAAGATATATAGAAATCAGACCTGTTTAG
- a CDS encoding IS30 family transposase, producing the protein MSHKQIGPEDWPVISRMLKAGYSGVEIAHIINKDPSAVNRHIKAYGGRDRYDAREVRRKKKQARIIAMEGTRILKGVLLREVKRLLKQHYSPEQIVGVRDDISASTIYRYINERAPHLKQFLRSQKGKYRRKRGTKIREKVRERAKKRRIDERPPIIERRSRLGDWEGDTMLGRDKRVRIVTFVDRRSGYLIAYLLPKLNATLLTKLAVEKFRRIPKNKRKTATFDNGTEFSDWERFEKQTSMTVYFAYPYHSWERGTNENTNGLLRQYFPKDLDFNTITPQELSEAVRRINHRPRKRHNFKSPHQIFWK; encoded by the coding sequence ATGTCACACAAACAAATAGGACCGGAAGACTGGCCGGTTATTTCACGTATGCTCAAAGCGGGATACTCAGGAGTGGAGATTGCGCACATTATCAACAAAGATCCAAGTGCGGTTAATAGACATATTAAAGCGTATGGTGGTCGGGATAGATACGATGCTCGCGAGGTTCGCAGAAAGAAAAAACAGGCACGTATCATTGCTATGGAAGGTACTAGAATACTCAAAGGAGTATTATTACGAGAAGTGAAACGATTATTAAAACAACACTACTCACCGGAACAGATAGTCGGAGTACGTGATGACATCTCTGCGAGCACTATCTACCGATACATTAACGAACGAGCTCCACACCTTAAACAATTTCTTCGTTCTCAGAAAGGCAAGTATCGGCGCAAACGAGGCACCAAAATACGTGAAAAAGTTCGTGAAAGAGCCAAGAAACGTCGTATTGATGAACGACCGCCCATTATTGAACGTCGCTCCCGTTTGGGAGATTGGGAGGGAGATACTATGCTGGGAAGAGACAAACGAGTACGTATTGTCACCTTCGTTGATCGCAGAAGCGGGTATCTAATTGCGTATCTTCTGCCAAAATTAAATGCTACTTTACTCACTAAACTGGCGGTGGAAAAATTCAGGCGTATACCCAAAAACAAACGAAAGACCGCTACCTTTGATAACGGTACCGAGTTCAGTGACTGGGAACGGTTTGAGAAACAAACGAGTATGACTGTGTACTTTGCTTATCCATACCACTCTTGGGAGCGTGGTACCAATGAAAATACTAACGGGCTACTTCGACAATATTTTCCGAAAGACTTGGATTTCAACACCATTACTCCACAAGAACTTTCTGAAGCGGTTCGTCGTATAAATCATCGTCCTAGAAAGAGACATAATTTCAAGTCTCCACATCAGATATTTTGGAAGTGA
- the mutM gene encoding bifunctional DNA-formamidopyrimidine glycosylase/DNA-(apurinic or apyrimidinic site) lyase, with protein sequence MPELPEVETVRLQLLNKVIGKKIAKIEVFHQKTIANQTDFTKQLTGKAIDHIDRIGKLMIFSFSGEPDLFLLVHLKMTGQFFYVAGKNIVGGGHYGGDKDSQNLPNKHTRIAFYFSDKSALFFNDMRLFGYVKTADREEVEKAKTKFGQEPIADNFDYEAFAARLRKRNTSVKAALLDQSFIAGLGNIYVDEALFLAGVRPTRKASKVTKKEALAIAKAGGEIMKESIKVGGTTFQHFLDTGGETGNYTDYLKVFGKQNTKCPVCGTIIKKIRVAGRGTHYCPKCQK encoded by the coding sequence ATGCCAGAATTACCTGAAGTCGAGACAGTCCGCCTCCAACTACTAAACAAAGTGATTGGTAAAAAGATAGCAAAGATAGAGGTATTTCACCAAAAAACCATTGCCAATCAAACCGACTTTACCAAGCAACTGACCGGTAAAGCCATAGATCACATTGACCGGATCGGTAAGCTGATGATATTCAGTTTTTCGGGAGAACCTGATTTGTTTCTCCTGGTTCACTTGAAGATGACCGGGCAATTTTTCTATGTTGCCGGTAAAAATATTGTCGGCGGCGGACACTATGGTGGAGATAAAGATAGCCAGAATCTACCTAACAAACATACCAGAATCGCTTTTTACTTCTCTGATAAATCTGCCCTATTTTTCAACGACATGAGACTCTTTGGGTATGTAAAGACAGCCGATAGAGAGGAGGTAGAAAAAGCCAAAACAAAGTTTGGGCAAGAGCCAATTGCTGACAACTTTGATTACGAAGCGTTTGCCGCTAGGCTAAGAAAACGAAACACTAGCGTAAAAGCCGCCCTCTTGGATCAGTCTTTTATTGCCGGACTTGGTAACATCTATGTAGATGAAGCGTTATTTTTAGCTGGTGTCAGACCGACCCGTAAGGCTAGTAAAGTGACTAAAAAAGAAGCGTTGGCGATAGCCAAAGCCGGCGGAGAAATAATGAAAGAATCTATCAAAGTCGGAGGCACTACCTTCCAGCACTTTTTGGACACCGGCGGTGAAACCGGCAACTACACCGACTACCTGAAAGTTTTTGGTAAACAAAATACCAAGTGTCCGGTCTGTGGTACCATCATAAAAAAGATTAGGGTCGCTGGTCGTGGTACCCACTACTGTCCTAAGTGTCAAAAATAA
- the ung gene encoding uracil-DNA glycosylase — MNVNIEKSWQKALAEEFEKPYFKDLTAKVRQAYLDEVIYPHPKNIFNAFSLCPFSEVKVVILGQDPYHGPGQAHGLCFSVPDGVKIPPSLNNIYKEIKADLGKDMPDSGNLERWAEQGVLLLNATLTVRGGVAGSHQGLGWETFTDTIIKTISDQKEHVVFLLWGRYAQAKTSLIDSSKHLILTSPHPSPLSAHNGWFGSKHFSQTNAYLEKYEQKSIEW; from the coding sequence ATGAATGTAAACATAGAAAAGAGTTGGCAAAAAGCTTTGGCGGAGGAATTTGAAAAACCTTATTTCAAAGATCTAACCGCCAAAGTTAGACAAGCGTACTTAGACGAAGTCATCTACCCGCATCCAAAAAATATTTTCAACGCTTTTTCCCTTTGTCCTTTTTCTGAAGTAAAAGTCGTAATATTGGGACAAGACCCTTATCATGGTCCCGGACAGGCGCACGGTCTTTGTTTTTCAGTGCCGGACGGCGTAAAAATACCACCGTCTCTTAATAATATTTATAAAGAAATAAAAGCTGATTTAGGTAAAGATATGCCCGATTCTGGGAACCTGGAACGCTGGGCTGAGCAGGGAGTATTACTCTTAAACGCTACCCTTACGGTACGCGGAGGTGTAGCCGGCTCGCACCAAGGCCTCGGTTGGGAGACTTTCACTGACACCATTATTAAAACCATCTCCGACCAAAAAGAGCATGTCGTCTTTTTGCTTTGGGGACGCTACGCTCAAGCTAAAACTAGTCTAATAGACAGTAGTAAGCACCTTATCCTCACCTCTCCACACCCTTCCCCTCTCTCCGCCCACAACGGCTGGTTTGGTAGTAAACACTTTAGCCAGACTAATGCTTACCTAGAGAAATACGAGCAAAAATCGATTGAGTGGTAG
- a CDS encoding DEAD/DEAH box helicase family protein, with amino-acid sequence MLIKPRIYQKLAIRPAIEGLREKLRALVVMATGLGKTLTSAFIAKKFCAKRILFLVHNNFILKHAVEEYSLVFSDTDYNKVVYNGFSKKGAYEADIVFATWQTMGNNLSKWKSDHFDLIIVDEAHHTEADTYRPVVDYFTGPKLGITATPNRQDDADIREVFGPEVIDISLEEAIARGWLPRIEYHVMIDENLDDEVLKEIAKEIREGKKRFSMAEVNRRLFIKKRDEEIARIINVCDEKAVVFCASVDHAERLATVLDSADTFHSKKGKGQKDTWDKNQAVLDALGTGELRRVCAINAFNEGVNVPSIGLVVFCRTTESYTIFKQQLGRGARPGKEKLIVYDFVSNLERIELVREMVNKISDLHEKFTSSKERKKEGYTRDIFEVSGKEFEFTFSDKIVDLMSILNHCRSEFYSTWQEASEVARALCIKSKLEYHQRYREDNRLPSKPNESYKDFPGYNVFLGTDFYPTWQEASEAVIRLCIKSKKEYEEKYIQDKKLPSTPHKFYKDFPGFISFLGHIKLYPTWQEASIVVKNLGIRSKAEYTARFKEDRRLPSAPNQSYRDFPGYKKFLGKS; translated from the coding sequence ATGCTAATTAAACCGCGTATTTATCAAAAATTAGCTATAAGACCTGCAATTGAAGGATTGCGCGAAAAACTCCGTGCTTTGGTTGTTATGGCTACCGGCTTAGGTAAGACCCTGACTTCAGCTTTTATAGCGAAAAAGTTTTGTGCTAAACGAATTCTTTTTTTGGTACACAATAATTTCATTCTAAAGCACGCAGTTGAAGAGTATTCTTTGGTTTTTTCTGACACGGATTACAATAAGGTTGTTTACAACGGATTTTCTAAAAAAGGTGCTTATGAGGCTGATATTGTATTCGCTACTTGGCAAACTATGGGTAATAACCTTAGTAAATGGAAATCTGATCATTTTGATCTGATTATTGTAGATGAAGCTCATCATACCGAAGCAGATACCTATCGTCCGGTAGTTGATTATTTTACTGGTCCAAAGCTTGGTATTACAGCTACACCAAATAGACAGGACGATGCAGATATTCGTGAGGTTTTTGGTCCTGAGGTGATAGATATAAGTCTAGAGGAAGCGATTGCTCGAGGTTGGTTACCAAGGATTGAGTACCACGTCATGATTGATGAAAATCTAGATGATGAAGTGCTTAAGGAAATCGCTAAAGAAATCCGTGAAGGCAAAAAGCGTTTTTCGATGGCGGAAGTTAATCGTCGTCTTTTTATCAAAAAGCGTGATGAGGAAATTGCTAGAATTATCAATGTTTGTGATGAAAAAGCTGTGGTGTTTTGTGCTTCTGTTGATCATGCTGAGCGTTTGGCAACAGTATTGGATTCAGCAGATACTTTCCATTCTAAAAAGGGTAAAGGTCAAAAAGACACTTGGGATAAAAATCAAGCTGTACTTGATGCTTTGGGTACCGGAGAATTACGTCGTGTTTGTGCAATAAATGCTTTCAATGAAGGTGTGAATGTACCCTCGATTGGTCTTGTAGTCTTTTGTCGAACGACTGAGTCTTATACTATTTTCAAGCAACAACTTGGACGTGGGGCGAGACCTGGAAAAGAAAAGCTTATTGTCTATGACTTTGTTAGCAATTTGGAGCGAATTGAACTTGTGCGAGAGATGGTGAATAAAATCTCAGATCTACATGAGAAATTTACTTCGTCTAAGGAGCGAAAAAAAGAAGGTTACACAAGAGACATTTTCGAGGTTTCAGGTAAAGAATTTGAATTTACTTTTTCAGATAAAATTGTAGATTTAATGAGTATATTAAATCACTGTCGAAGTGAGTTTTATTCAACTTGGCAGGAGGCGTCTGAGGTAGCGAGGGCTTTGTGTATTAAGTCGAAGTTAGAATATCATCAAAGATATCGAGAAGATAATCGTCTGCCAAGCAAACCTAATGAATCTTACAAAGATTTTCCTGGTTATAATGTATTTTTAGGTACAGATTTTTATCCAACTTGGCAGGAGGCTTCAGAAGCCGTTATTAGGCTTTGTATAAAATCTAAGAAAGAGTACGAAGAAAAATATATACAAGATAAAAAATTACCTTCTACTCCTCATAAATTTTACAAAGATTTTCCGGGGTTCATTTCTTTTTTAGGTCACATTAAACTTTATCCAACTTGGCAGGAGGCTTCGATTGTGGTTAAAAATCTTGGCATTAGGTCAAAAGCCGAATATACAGCAAGATTTAAAGAAGATAGACGTTTGCCTTCTGCTCCAAATCAGTCGTATAGAGACTTTCCAGGATATAAAAAATTTCTTGGGAAATCATAA
- a CDS encoding polysaccharide deacetylase family protein, whose protein sequence is MELNNKLKNLLSRIYTRKVAGLLVAVAGLLVIASFSVDQVDPTGEGDAAAVNYPAKKKIEINGKNLITNGNLEEGSDNNPVGWNQGGWGTNDRVFTYPVDGSSGQGAKVEIANYTDGDAKWYFDDVTVTPGEEYTFSHFYTANLGTTLVLEYTMTDGTLKYKEVAKLQPSSVWKQHVFTFIAPENAVSATVLHILSGVGQLTIDDYHLYEGNAAAFDRGKVSFSFDDGWLEHYTIAKPVLDDSGLKGTFYIITNESINGVNKSGSVFEKIKALFKSNSEPSVKSGQIYVNTEQIRSLSENGHEIGAHTRSHAHLTSLNHDQQLAEISGSKEDLARVGFEVTTIAYPYGDFNSEIEKMAGESEYLLARSTKRGYNDGTTDPLSLKVQQIDRNTSLEEMLGWVDFAAENRVWLIFMFHQISDDESLGLGIDEEAFRGLVEYTSKADVDVITVAEGAELLYE, encoded by the coding sequence ATGGAATTAAATAATAAATTAAAAAATTTATTATCTAGAATTTATACCAGAAAAGTAGCAGGGCTTTTGGTTGCGGTGGCTGGTTTGCTCGTGATCGCTAGTTTTTCTGTTGACCAGGTTGATCCTACCGGTGAGGGAGATGCTGCTGCGGTTAATTATCCAGCTAAAAAGAAGATTGAGATAAATGGAAAAAACTTAATTACAAACGGTAATCTTGAAGAAGGTAGTGATAATAATCCAGTTGGTTGGAATCAGGGTGGTTGGGGCACCAATGACCGAGTATTTACTTACCCGGTAGATGGTAGTTCTGGGCAAGGAGCCAAAGTGGAGATTGCTAATTATACTGATGGCGACGCCAAGTGGTACTTTGACGACGTGACAGTAACCCCTGGTGAGGAGTATACTTTTTCCCACTTTTATACAGCAAATTTAGGTACGACTTTGGTTCTTGAGTACACGATGACTGACGGTACTCTTAAGTATAAGGAAGTGGCTAAACTTCAGCCTTCTAGTGTTTGGAAACAGCATGTGTTTACTTTTATTGCTCCTGAAAATGCTGTGTCGGCAACAGTGCTACATATATTATCTGGTGTGGGGCAATTAACGATAGATGATTATCATCTCTATGAAGGTAATGCGGCGGCTTTTGATCGGGGTAAGGTATCCTTTTCGTTTGATGACGGGTGGTTGGAACACTACACCATTGCCAAGCCGGTTTTAGATGATAGTGGTCTAAAGGGAACTTTTTATATCATAACCAATGAATCAATCAATGGGGTTAATAAGTCAGGAAGTGTTTTTGAAAAAATAAAAGCACTTTTTAAGTCCAATAGCGAGCCATCGGTTAAATCGGGACAAATTTATGTTAACACCGAGCAGATAAGGTCTTTATCTGAAAACGGGCACGAGATCGGCGCACATACTCGTTCGCATGCTCATTTGACTAGCTTAAATCATGATCAACAATTAGCGGAAATCAGTGGTTCTAAAGAGGATTTAGCTAGAGTTGGATTTGAAGTTACTACTATCGCTTATCCGTATGGAGATTTTAATTCAGAGATAGAAAAAATGGCGGGTGAGTCAGAATATTTGCTTGCTCGTTCTACTAAACGTGGTTATAACGACGGTACGACTGATCCTCTTTCTCTCAAGGTGCAACAAATTGACCGTAATACGAGCTTAGAAGAGATGTTGGGTTGGGTTGATTTTGCGGCGGAGAATAGAGTCTGGTTAATCTTTATGTTCCATCAAATTAGTGATGATGAGTCTCTTGGTCTGGGTATAGACGAAGAGGCTTTTAGGGGGTTGGTTGAGTATACGAGCAAAGCTGACGTTGATGTTATTACGGTAGCGGAAGGAGCAGAATTATTGTATGAATAA